The proteins below are encoded in one region of Colletotrichum lupini chromosome 5, complete sequence:
- a CDS encoding fatty acid desaturase, whose translation MEDLDFPKSPPRAPNNLQKPERTDGKQRAESRNAVPGEATLLHRLTASEHAPQGPGPSTTTTTLRHRSTMASSAASTVTQPSKRKSAAGKLTTDAPTETPKEKDFFWTYTEEPHRTRRLAIIKAHPEVTKLCGPEPLTKYVVAGVVAMQIFWAWYLRDTSFFSWKFWLVGYVFGATANQNLFLAIHEISHNLAFRSPLANRLFAIFANLPIGVPYSASFRPYHLTHHKSLGVDGLDTDLPTALEVVFFDSILGKAFFCTFQIFFYAVRPTLVYSVPFTWVHYLNIAVQLAFDYALYSAFGFNTILYFLLSSFLAGSLHPLAGHFIAEHYVYETVTPAQRDAANNIPVPETFSYYGPLNFLTYNVGLHNEHHDFPAVPWTRLPKLRAIASEFYDGLPRHESWTYVIWRFILDPNVGITSRVKRKQGGRKVGGGAVAHWTREDIEA comes from the exons ATGGAGGATTTGGATTTCCCCAAATCTCCCCCAAGGGCCCCCAACAAC TTGCAGAAACCTGAGAGAACAGATGGAAAGCAGAGAGCAGAAAGCAGAAATGCGGTACCTGGAGAGGCGACCTTGTTACACCGCTTGACCGCTTCGGAACACGCCCCCCAGGGCCCAGGGCCCAG caccaccaccaccaccctcaGACACCGCAGCACAATGGCTTCGTCCGCTGCCTCGACCGTGACGCAGCCGTCCAAGCGCAAGTCCGCCGCCGGTAAGCTGACGACCGATGCGCCGACCGAGACCCCCAAAGAGAAGGACTTCTTCTGGACCTACACCGAGGAACCGCACCGAACTCGCCGACTGGCCATCATCAAGGCTCACCCGGAG GTCACCAAGCTCTGCGGGCCGGAGCCCCTGACAAAGTACGTCGTCGCCGGCGTCGTCGCCATGCAAATCTTCTGGGCCTGGTACCTCCGCGacacctccttcttctcctggaAGTTCTGGCTCGTCGGCTACGTCTTCGGCGCCACCGCCAACCAGAACCTCTTCCTCGCCATCCACGAAATCTCCCACAACCTCGCCTTCCGCTCCCCGCTCGCCAACCGCCTGTTCGCCATCTTTGCCAACCTGCCCATCGGCGTGCCCTACAGCGCTTCCTTCCGT CCCTACCACCTGACGCACCACAAGTCCCTCGGCGTCGACGGCCTCGACACCGACCTCCCCACCGCCCTCGAAGTCGTCTTCTTCGACTCCATCCTCGGCAAGGCCTTCTTCTGCACCTTCCAAATCTTCTTCTACGCCGTCCGCCCGACCCTCGTCTACAGCGTCCCCTTCACCTGGGTCCACTACCTCAACATCGCCGTCCAGCTCGCCTTCGACTACGCCCTCTACTCGGCCTTTGGCTTCAACACCATCCTCTACTTCCTCCTCTCCTCCTTCCTCGCCGGCTCCCTCCACCCGCTCGCCGGCCACTTCATCGCGGAGCACTACGTCTACGAGACCGTCACCCCCGCCCAGCGCGACGCCGCCAACAACATCCCCGTCCCCGAGACCTTCTCCTACTACGGCCCCCTCAACTTCCTGACCTACAACGTCGGCCTGCACAACGAGCACCACGACTTCCCCGCCGTCCCCTGGACCCGCCTGCCCAAGCTCCGCGCCATCGCCAGCGAGTTCTACGACGGGCTGCCCCGCCACGAGAGCTGGACCTATGTCATTTGGCGCTTCATCCTCGACCCCAACGTCGGCATCACCTCCCGCGTCAAGAGGAAGCAGGGCGGTCGCAAGGTTGGCGGCGGTGCCGTGGCCCACTGGACGCGTGAGGATATTGAGGCATGA